TGCATGGCGCGTCCGGGATCGGAAAGACGATGATCGCCCGAAACCTGTCGCGCAAGTACGCACCAGAATACGATCCGCCGTCAGGCATCACGCGCACACCGCTTCTGCTGTTGCAAGCGCCGCCCGCACCCGACGAACGGCGGTTCTATCTGCACATCCTGGCCGCCGTCGGCGCCCCGGCGACGGCACTGAGCGCCCGCGCTCAAAATGTGGCTTCCCTCGAAGTTCGTGTCATCGCACTCTTGCGCGACCTTGGCCTGCGGATGATCATGATCGACGAGGTCCACAATCTCTTGGCTGGGACCCACCGCGAACAGCGCCGCTTTCTCAATGTTCTGCGGTATCTCAGCAATGAACTCGAAGTGTCGCTGGTATGCCTCGGGGTCAGCGAGGCCGTCGATGCCATCCGTGGTGATATCCAGCTTGCCAGGCGGCTGGACGAACATCACCTGCCAAACTGGCGCGACGATGCCGAGTTCTCGGACATGATTCAGACACTCATCGCGGCAATGCCCCTCGAGAAGAAATCCAATCTGAAGGTCAAGTCGCTCAAGCAGATACTTGCACTGACCGGTGGGGTGACCTCGCGCATCTTCGCCCTGATCAAGGATCTTTCCATCGATGCCATTGTCACTGGTAATGAATGCATCACCGATGACGCAATCGCAAAATGGACGCCGGTTTGGTCGCGTCACGCGTCCGCTGGGCGGCGGCTCGAGAAGTCCCGGGTGTGAAGCCGCGCCCGCTGCCAAAGATTGTCGCGCCGCTGCCAGACGAGTTGTTGTCAGGTTGGTTGTCTCGGCTGGCTGCGGCCAACTACTGTAATGACGCGGAACTGCTGGCCCATATCAAGATCGATACCGCGCATGGCACCGCCTTGGACCTCAACATCGACGCGGTGGCGGCAGAGAAGATTGCCAGCGCTGCACGTGTCGCCCCAGACGTCGTGCGATCTTTGACCTTTCCAGCAATGACGCCACGAGAAGCCTCGCTGACGGCCCAGATGCCATTCCAGCATTGCCCGCAATGCTCCCGAGAGGGCCTTTCGCTCAAGCATTGGAGGCGGGCCTGGGCATTCGACTGCCAGGTTTGCGGGGCGAGACTTGTGCAGACCCTCGGCAAAGCAGGCGACGAACAAGTATCCGAGAAACTGACATACCGAGCGCGCCGTGGGGCAGGGATGCTTGAGTGCGCCGCGCGATCACGCGGCCCCAGACCACTTCGGCGCGCAATGCGTGCAGTCGCCTTTGCCATGTCACTCAAAACCTTCCGCGGGGATCCGTCGTTCGCTCTCCAGAAC
The genomic region above belongs to Paroceanicella profunda and contains:
- a CDS encoding TniQ family protein; its protein translation is MKPRPLPKIVAPLPDELLSGWLSRLAAANYCNDAELLAHIKIDTAHGTALDLNIDAVAAEKIASAARVAPDVVRSLTFPAMTPREASLTAQMPFQHCPQCSREGLSLKHWRRAWAFDCQVCGARLVQTLGKAGDEQVSEKLTYRARRGAGMLECAARSRGPRPLRRAMRAVAFAMSLKTFRGDPSFALQNPRSEVRLFCLAAIAAARSYPLAKAAIASHSIDDYARVALLRAFEKEPRLLVAVDHIAQRRARSTGPMTAEPRN
- a CDS encoding TniB family NTP-binding protein: MTAGTTEEDGRIALIQSDIWIGFPRAEQVLDRLQGMIEAPRQTRMPGLLVHGASGIGKTMIARNLSRKYAPEYDPPSGITRTPLLLLQAPPAPDERRFYLHILAAVGAPATALSARAQNVASLEVRVIALLRDLGLRMIMIDEVHNLLAGTHREQRRFLNVLRYLSNELEVSLVCLGVSEAVDAIRGDIQLARRLDEHHLPNWRDDAEFSDMIQTLIAAMPLEKKSNLKVKSLKQILALTGGVTSRIFALIKDLSIDAIVTGNECITDDAIAKWTPVWSRHASAGRRLEKSRV